CGATTACAAATTTGCACTGAAAAACATTCTTTTCCAAGACAGTAGTTCTCCAGGATAACAAACTGATTTGAGTGCAATTGCGACCAAGCAGCTTTCACTCAAATTGATGTGCGGGGTTCTTGGTCAGGATTGTTGGATCTCCTCGATCTGCTGCACGACATAAGACATTGCAGGCCTCCAGTCGGCATCTTGACTGCAACAGTTTAGGGCGAGCTGCAGAAATCGCAACATGCAGTCCACTTCTCCGTCCTTCTGCTGTTGTCCTAGGAGCTCCACGTCGAACACCTCCTCTGTCCACTCCTCAGGTGTGATGGAACACACCCACCGTGCCAAATCTAGTCCCTTCTTATTCTGTATGCTCTTTGCTGGAGCCTTGCTGCTGAGAAGCTCCAGCATTAGGATGCCAAAGCTGTACACATCAGCTTTCTGGGAGACTGACCTATTGTGATTGACCTCAGGAGCACAGTAGCCGGAGGCGCTGGAATACACACCAAGTGTTATCAGGCCATGCTCCGACACACATGCATCGTGGGTGCCGGTGAGCAGAATGTTGGAAGACTTAATGTTGCCATGGCAGCTCGATGGTCCAGCTAAGTGGATAGCCTCCACACCGCGCGCAGCAGCAAGTGAGATAGCTGACCGCTGCTCCCAGTCCAGCAGAGATGGGCCGGAGTCTCTGTCACCTAGATTAACACATCATGAATCAATGATGCATAAAAAACATTAGAAATTATGAAGGCAAGCATATGATAGCATTGTTACATTACCGTGGAGCACTTTTGCCAGGCTACCCATGGGGATGATATCATACACTAGCAACTGCTCTTCCGTGCTATAGTAATACCACCGTAGTGGCACAATGTGTTTGTTCTGGATGGCGCCAATCACCGTGATATGCTGCTCGAAATCCGCCTTCGGCAAATGCATACCCTTCAGCCTCTTGACCACCAACTCATAACCACCTTCAAGCGTTGCTTTGTATGTTGTCCCGACGGTACCCTTGCCCAGAATTTCAGCTGACCCCCGAAGCAGGTCTTCCAGCTCGAACGATTGGCCTGCCACTGTCGACCTAACAATAAAAGTTCCAACATTTTGGGTACTGCTGCTGCTTTCTAGTGATGGTGTTTCGGCTGGAGCTAGTTTATTTTTCCTCCCCAAAGGAAAAAAAGCTAGTCTTCCTTGTACCTGATGTGGAGCTTTTCTAAGTTTGCGAAGACGTTCTACAACTTCTAACATCTCAGGACGTTTGTTGAGTTCCATCTTCAAGCATTTACCAGCCAACTTAGCAATCTCATCGACAGTCTTCATGTCACTTGATGTTGCAATTTCAGGATCAAACATCTCCCTCACCCTCCTAAACCCTTTTGAAAGAGATTGAATAAAACTTTCAACCAAGCCGATCTCCCCATTCTCTGTTCTTGCTTTTTTTCTCGTTATGAGCTCCAGAAGCACAACTCCAAAACTATAAACATCACTTTTTGCTGTGAGGCGACCATTCTGAGCAAATAGAGGGTCCATGTAGCCTATACTTCCTATCACATTTAGAGTATATAAAGTATTTTCAGTGTTGACTAGTCTTGATATTCCAAAGTCTGATATTTTTGCTCTGAGTCCATCATCCAGAAGTATATTAGCAGGCTTGATATCACCATGAATGACCTGAGTATACATTTGTGAATGCATATAGCCCAACGCTTCTGCACATTCAATGGCAATTCTTAGCCGTGTATCCAAAGCAATGTGAATGCTATCGCCGTGAAGGATGTCACTCAGATTTCCTTTAGGAATATACTCCGTGACCACCATTAGGGCATTTTCATCAATACAGTAGCCGACTAATCTGACGACATTCTTGTGATTGATCTCACGGTGGACGAGCAACTCTTTGGCAAAATCTTCTTTTACATTGCAGATAAACTTCTTGACTGCAACCATACTTTTGTCCTCAAGGACTCCTTGATAAACTTCTCCGAAGGCACCTCTACCCAGTAAAGTCTTATAGTTGTCAGTAAATCTGTTTATCTCATTTTCTGTAAAACATTTCACATTATGATTGCTACGTGCTATCCATTTTGATCTGTGCTCTTCATGGATAAGTTGTGTTACTATATTTTCTGGATGATCCATCTTTGGAAGTAGTAGCGAACTTATTCAACGTTGGAAGACAATTTGACCTAGAAACAGTTTTGGTAGTGGTAAAAGTCAAATTTAATCCAACATAATAATCAAGGAAACAAAATAAACGAAGCACGTAAGAGTGCTTAATTTCCTTGGATTAATCATCCTCTCGGTGCCGAAGATAACCAATCTGGATTTCTAGTTTACATATTTACACAACTTTGCAGAGAATCACGTGTGTTTATGACTAGAGGACGTACCACGTAGGAAAGAGTATAACTTATAGTTTCATATGTATTGTTAATTTGGAGAGTGGCGTTTTGGCACACGGGAGCACGTGCTCCTGATTTTTAAAATGTGTTTTGAACGTATTTTGAAATgtcaaaatattccaaaaaaaaattgatGCATACATCTTGATATTGTACATGCTCACAAAGCCGTTTCGTGGAAAACTGACAAGTTATGTGTCGTGTTTGAAAAACACAAAATTTGGTGTTAAAAAGTGCTTTTCATAAGACATatttttgtcttttttacacaagccacagaAAATGTTCGTTTTCTCCGAAACTTGACGTGCACACATATAATGTTGAGGTGTATGCACCAAATTTCTGTTTGGGATTTTTTCACACTAATATTTTTTCCGGTGGCAGGAGCACACGCTCCCACGTGCCAAAGCGAATTACTAGTTAATTTGTAGCTTGTTGGGGGCTGGGTGTTCTATGATCTGAATGTTGTAAGCtggtgattttggatttttgcaaAATTTCAGGCTCCAGGCAAAAATCCTCACCCGGGGCCATGGGCCTATTCTCTAACAATATTTGTTGTTCATTTCTGCCATGGATTTTAATAACAGCTCCATGATATGATTTGGGCAATTCTACATAATTGCTTCCTAGCCGGAAAAATGAGACAGTGTTTTAAAAATGAAGAGAACATGTTGAAATCGATTAAACAAAGAAGTGAAGAATTCAAAACCCAAAGTGCTAATATCTAGGGGGGGAAACAGAGAGAAGTAAAAGACATGGAGACATACCACTTGAGGAGAATGGACACCGTAACATAGCAGAGTCAATGGAGCCTTCTTTCGTTAGTGGTCGCGCCGATCGCCATGGAATGGATCTGTAGAAGAAAGAGCAGAGGTATGTATGGCTAACCATTCAACCCGCAGGATATGGAACACTCTCGGGCCACTCCCTCTTGAGATTATCCTGACCGTCGGATCTCGGCTGGGAGTCATATGGGCCGTTTATTTTGACTGGTGGTTTCGCTTTTGTTTGACTCTACTCGAGCTAAGTCCATGCTTTGGCTGCCACTGGGCCATACCTGAAACTACGACCGTATCGTAGACGGGTGACTTTCAGTTGGTGAGAAAAATGACACGCTGTGcccgacgctctctcggccggctcGTTCTTTTTTCCCATCTCGCGCGGGCGCCGTCGCCGTCGGCGTCACCACGGGTTGTCCATTTCAGTCTTTCACCGTCGCGCGCCCATGTTCCTGTCTCCTCCGCGTCTCCACCCCCCTCGCGCAGTACGCATCCATTGCCTGCTCAAGCCAATGTTGACCTTTGTACCCGATATGGACAGCTCGTTCCGGGCCGTGCCGACGCCGTTCCAGCCGTCACATGCGCAGGCGCGATGTCCACATTATCCCGCATCCGCTCAGGCAAAAAGCAAGCTGTACGGTTTTTCCCGCGCGCGCCATTGAAGCattataagagcatctacagccgggcattTCAAACCCTTCTCAAACGTCCGAGGTGATCGGCCAGTCACGGACCAGTCACGAAATTTTGGCCCAGCCGAGCGCCTCAAACGCCTGGCTGGCcggtgacgatgacatgtacctagggtagggtcttaggcctgacctagacaccctacctAAGGACACTACTCTAGGGTTAGACATTCAGAGTCCAACAGTGagtaccgactgaaatcaccttgaAGTGCTATTCACTCGACAGAAGAtttcactcggataccccaattccactcgaccactATAGAGTCACTCGACCACATGAAgaatcactcggagtacagaagatctaaagccacctcATGATGGCAACGGTCAGACGTTCACTCTGTAGtcataaagatcattaatagctggcgttaccagtaatgcctctgtcttaactcacattgaaccctgtgtaactgagggctacgagggtcctggcgcactctatataagtcacccctcctcaggcacaagggttcgcacgccCTGTAACTtccacgcataatccagtcgacaagcctccgggcaccgagacgtagggctgtacCTCCTCCGAGAGGGCCCTGAACTCGTAAACTTACGTGTACAACCTCactgtagctaggaccttgcctcctcctacataccccctattcttactgtctgACTCACTTCCACGACAATCGGCACCCCTCATAACCAGCCCAAATATTGTCGGACAAGGCCCGcactcccctccgccacccaagctcatCTTCGGTGCCGTCCGATCGTCTCCGGCATGATGGGTAGCGGATCTGAGTCCTTCACCTCCAAATCCGTCAACCCCGAACTCATCCCAcgcggccccgaggaggagatggttGTCTGGCTTGCGCTCCGCCACTCCCGAGAGGAGGCCCGTGCATGACAACGCTCGAACTCCTTCCGCCGGGAATCGATTGTGTccgcccaaatggcgcatggatccggcGCTGGGCCAGCCGTCGCTACCTCACAAAGAGTGGTGCGGTCTGTCAGGAATCGGAATGCGGTGGCGGACGTGCAACCCCTCCGTTGGCGCGCGGAGGTCATGGACGCACCGTGGGCGTCGTCCGGCGCAACCATGGCGCGGCGTGCCCGCTGTGCGAGGCAGCGGGCGTgggaggcggcggcagcgctcgAGGCGGTGGACGTCAGCGAGGCGGAGTCGCATTGTCCGGCGCCCCGTACGGTGCAGCAGTTCGGGCGCCGCAACCGTGTCGTGGTGGATGTCGCCGACTCGTGCCAGGATAGATCCATTATCGATcggacgtccaccggcacccaaCGAGTTCCGAGTtgcgacgaggaagagtagggcatgggagacggaggggccttgagtcccgtgagccggctcgtgtcccatgccctactcttccttgcCGCCGACCAGACCAACACTCTGGGGAGCGCAGCCGGCTGCCGGACACGGACACGTCGACCGAACAAGCTCCGCTTAAAGATCGctacgttgcatgtaataatatgaatTTGAGATTTCTAATTTGAGATATCCAGATGTGAAATGCATTatttaagagcatctacagccggacctctCAAACCCGCTTCATACGCCCCGGCGGGCCGCCCAGTCACTGCCTAGTcacgattttttgacccagacgggcccctcaaacggccctcaaacgcccgggctgaccggcaccccccatatccagcccaaatatggggcggatatggggcacTCGGGCACGTCAAACCCGTCCcatgctggcccacccgaccccacataaaATCATCCCCATCCGCTCGCTGGGCCAAACCCTAGACACTTCACTCCCCCTCCGtccactcccctccgccacccGAGCTCATTTTTGGCTCCTTCCGATCGTCTCCGGCATGGCGGGTAGAGGATCCGAGTCATTCACCTTCAGATCCGTCGACCCCAAACTCATCCCACgtggccccgaggaggagatggccgtccgGCTTGCGCTCCGCCGTGCCCGAGAGGAGGCCCGTGCACGGCAACGCTCGAACTCCTTCCGTCGGGAATCGATTGCGTccgcccaaatggcgcatggatctGGCGCTAGGGCAACCGTCGCTGCGACACAAAGAGGCGGTGCGGTCCGTCTGGCATCAGAACGCGGTGGCGGACGCGCAACCCTCAGTTGGCGCGCAGAGGTCATGGACGCACCGTGGGCGTCGTCCGACGTAACCTTGGCGTGGCGTGCCCATCGTGTGAGCCAGAGGGCGCGGGAGGCGGCCGTAGCGCTAGAGGCGATGGACGTCGGCGAGGCCGAGTCACATTGTCTGAAGCCCCGTACGGTGCACCAGTTCGGGTGCCGCAACCGCGTCGTGGTGGATGTCGCCGACTCGTGCCAGGATGGATCCATTATTGATCTGACGTCCATCGGCACCCAACGGGTTccgggctccgacgaggaagagtagggcatgggaggcggaggggccttgagtcccgtgagccggctcgtgtaccatgccctactctaccttgccACCGACCAGACCAACACTCTGGGAACGCAGCCGGCTGCCGGACATGGACACGATGACCAGACGAGCTCCGCTTAAAGATCGctatgttgcatgtaataatatgaatTTGAGATTTCTAATT
This region of Triticum aestivum cultivar Chinese Spring chromosome 2D, IWGSC CS RefSeq v2.1, whole genome shotgun sequence genomic DNA includes:
- the LOC123054908 gene encoding receptor-like protein kinase BRI1-like 3 — translated: MDHPENIVTQLIHEEHRSKWIARSNHNVKCFTENEINRFTDNYKTLLGRGAFGEVYQGVLEDKSMVAVKKFICNVKEDFAKELLVHREINHKNVVRLVGYCIDENALMVVTEYIPKGNLSDILHGDSIHIALDTRLRIAIECAEALGYMHSQMYTQVIHGDIKPANILLDDGLRAKISDFGISRLVNTENTLYTLNVIGSIGYMDPLFAQNGRLTAKSDVYSFGVVLLELITRKKARTENGEIGLVESFIQSLSKGFRRVREMFDPEIATSSDMKTVDEIAKLAGKCLKMELNKRPEMLEVVERLRKLRKAPHQVQGRLAFFPLGRKNKLAPAETPSLESSSSTQNVGTFIVRSTVAGQSFELEDLLRGSAEILGKGTVGTTYKATLEGGYELVVKRLKGMHLPKADFEQHITVIGAIQNKHIVPLRWYYYSTEEQLLVYDIIPMGSLAKVLHGDRDSGPSLLDWEQRSAISLAAARGVEAIHLAGPSSCHGNIKSSNILLTGTHDACVSEHGLITLGVYSSASGYCAPEVNHNRSVSQKADVYSFGILMLELLSSKAPAKSIQNKKGLDLARWVCSITPEEWTEEVFDVELLGQQQKDGEVDCMLRFLQLALNCCSQDADWRPAMSYVVQQIEEIQQS